From Arthrobacter sp. FW306-2-2C-D06B, a single genomic window includes:
- a CDS encoding thiolase family protein, with the protein MSQTRNSAKPRTVRDVVFVDGVRTPFGKAGEKGIYAGTRADDLVVKCIRELMRRNPGLPAERVDEVAIAATTQTGDQGLTIGRTAALLAGLPRSVPGFAIDRMCAGAMTAVTTTASGIGFGAYDVVIAGGVEHMGNHPMGAGADPNPRFMSERIVDPAALNMGNTAENLHDRFPSITKERTDTYAAASQAKLAAAYGKGQIQPDLVPVATMKPGQGWTVNSIDEPPRPGTTVDDLAELRTPFRAHGRVTAGNAAGLNDGATAALLASAEAAEELGLSVKMRLVSYAFAGVEPEVMGIGPVPATEKALKNAGLGIEDIGLFEINEAFAVQVLSFLDHFGIADDDPRVNRYGGAIAVGHPLASSGVRLMNQLARQFDEDTSVRYGITTMCIGLGMGATVVWENPHHVDYNSDNSYSSATETSADTESKGAAA; encoded by the coding sequence ATGAGCCAAACCCGGAACAGCGCCAAGCCGAGGACAGTCCGCGACGTCGTCTTCGTGGACGGCGTCCGGACGCCGTTCGGCAAAGCAGGTGAAAAAGGCATCTATGCGGGTACCCGCGCCGATGACCTCGTGGTCAAGTGCATCCGCGAACTGATGCGCCGCAACCCTGGCCTGCCCGCCGAACGCGTTGACGAAGTCGCCATCGCCGCCACGACGCAAACCGGCGACCAGGGCTTGACCATCGGCCGCACCGCGGCCCTCCTGGCCGGCCTCCCCCGCAGCGTGCCCGGCTTTGCGATCGACCGCATGTGCGCCGGAGCAATGACTGCGGTCACGACGACGGCGAGCGGCATCGGTTTCGGCGCGTACGACGTCGTGATCGCCGGCGGCGTGGAACACATGGGCAACCACCCCATGGGCGCCGGGGCGGATCCCAACCCCAGGTTCATGTCCGAGCGGATCGTGGATCCAGCCGCCCTGAATATGGGCAACACCGCCGAGAACCTGCACGACCGTTTCCCGTCGATCACCAAGGAGCGAACCGACACCTACGCCGCGGCCTCCCAGGCAAAGCTAGCCGCCGCCTACGGCAAGGGCCAGATCCAGCCCGACTTGGTCCCGGTCGCCACGATGAAGCCCGGACAAGGCTGGACAGTGAACTCCATCGATGAGCCGCCGCGCCCCGGGACCACAGTGGATGACCTTGCGGAGCTACGCACGCCGTTCAGGGCACACGGCCGGGTCACCGCAGGCAACGCCGCCGGCTTGAACGACGGCGCGACGGCGGCACTCCTCGCCTCCGCCGAAGCTGCCGAGGAGCTCGGCCTCTCCGTGAAGATGCGCCTCGTCTCCTACGCCTTCGCCGGCGTCGAACCCGAAGTCATGGGCATCGGACCGGTCCCGGCCACCGAGAAGGCCCTCAAGAACGCCGGGCTCGGCATCGAGGACATCGGCCTCTTCGAGATCAATGAGGCCTTCGCCGTTCAGGTCCTGAGCTTCCTGGACCACTTCGGAATCGCCGACGACGACCCGCGCGTCAACCGCTACGGCGGGGCAATCGCCGTCGGGCATCCCCTCGCATCGTCCGGCGTGCGGCTCATGAACCAATTGGCGCGCCAGTTCGACGAAGACACGTCCGTCCGGTACGGCATCACCACCATGTGCATCGGCCTGGGAATGGGTGCCACAGTAGTCTGGGAGAACCCGCACCACGTGGATTACAACAGCGACAACAGCTACAGCAGCGCAACAGAGACCTCCGCCGACACCGAGAGCAAGGGAGCCGCAGCATGA
- a CDS encoding HRDC domain-containing protein: MTPENLEPTTAGGPAADPTPHITVDGFEGRIPEIIDLDAPREGVPLVIDSLSGLERCAAAIAAGSGPAGVDAERASGFRYGQRAFLVQIRRDGAGTWLIDPEPFDDLKIINEALRGVEWILHAATQDLPCLAELGMWPDKLFDTELAARLAGLPRVGLAAVIEQLLGFGLAKEHSAADWSTRPLPEPWLRYAALDVEVLAELREELIELLEADGKLEFAEQEFAGILGAGLPAPRVDPWRKTSGLHQIRDRRQLAAVRELWYERDQLARKRDVAPSRLIPDSALVAAAKAMPTTVPQLLATKGFHGRAAQREAPRWLRCIAGARNTEDLPPLHLPTNAPPPPRVWTDRDPEAAARLGTARPRLQEAADGLKLPVENLLTPDYMRRVLWRPPSDITVESVSEELRALGARDWQIAITAPILTEASLNPQPLPPKEPKEPRNAASKERTPAP, translated from the coding sequence ATGACCCCTGAAAATCTGGAACCCACCACAGCCGGCGGTCCGGCTGCTGATCCCACACCACACATCACGGTAGACGGCTTCGAAGGCCGGATACCTGAGATCATCGACCTGGACGCCCCGCGCGAGGGCGTGCCGCTTGTCATCGACTCCCTGTCCGGCCTGGAACGGTGCGCCGCTGCCATCGCCGCAGGATCCGGCCCCGCCGGGGTCGACGCCGAACGCGCCTCCGGCTTCCGCTACGGGCAGCGTGCCTTCCTGGTGCAGATCAGGCGCGACGGCGCAGGCACATGGCTGATCGACCCCGAACCCTTCGATGACCTGAAGATCATCAACGAGGCGCTGCGCGGTGTCGAGTGGATCCTGCACGCCGCGACGCAGGATCTTCCGTGCCTGGCCGAGCTCGGCATGTGGCCCGACAAGCTCTTCGACACGGAACTCGCCGCACGCCTTGCCGGACTGCCCCGCGTGGGCCTGGCAGCCGTCATCGAGCAGCTCCTGGGCTTCGGCCTCGCCAAGGAACACTCGGCCGCCGACTGGTCCACGCGTCCCCTCCCGGAACCCTGGCTGCGGTACGCCGCCCTCGACGTCGAGGTGCTCGCCGAATTGCGGGAAGAACTCATCGAACTCCTGGAAGCTGATGGCAAGCTGGAATTTGCCGAACAAGAATTCGCCGGCATCCTCGGAGCGGGCCTTCCAGCCCCGCGAGTGGACCCGTGGCGCAAGACCTCCGGACTGCACCAGATCCGTGACCGCCGTCAGTTGGCTGCCGTGCGCGAGCTTTGGTACGAACGGGATCAGCTCGCGCGCAAAAGGGATGTTGCTCCCAGCCGACTCATTCCCGATTCCGCCTTGGTCGCCGCTGCCAAGGCCATGCCCACGACCGTTCCGCAGCTCCTGGCCACCAAAGGCTTCCATGGGCGGGCCGCACAGCGCGAAGCACCGCGCTGGCTGCGCTGCATTGCCGGCGCGAGGAACACCGAAGATCTTCCACCGCTGCATCTTCCCACCAACGCTCCCCCGCCTCCACGCGTCTGGACAGACCGCGATCCCGAAGCCGCAGCGCGCCTAGGGACCGCCCGCCCCCGGCTCCAAGAGGCGGCCGATGGGCTCAAACTTCCCGTGGAGAACCTGCTTACCCCGGATTACATGAGGCGCGTGCTGTGGCGGCCGCCGTCGGACATCACTGTGGAGTCCGTGTCCGAAGAGCTGCGCGCTCTCGGCGCCCGCGACTGGCAAATCGCCATCACGGCGCCGATCCTCACCGAGGCGTCACTTAATCCGCAGCCACTGCCGCCCAAAGAGCCCAAGGAGCCCCGGAACGCGGCGTCCAAGGAACGGACCCCTGCCCCCTAA